A part of Propioniciclava coleopterorum genomic DNA contains:
- a CDS encoding response regulator encodes MNGAPEIVVAIIDDHEAIRVGMSAALRASGRSLRVIEGAATVADFLARDPADADVVLLDLNLGDGSDPKDNAEALRAEGHRVLVYSIADNVRMLRRALAGGADGVCRKAEPIAETVEAIVAVHEGRQVISQEILAAIEGDATYVAAALGPREREVLSLYAAGLEIPPIGRTLYITENSVKEYLKRIRAKYTQVDRPAASKLELFRRAVEDGIVPPVEPRF; translated from the coding sequence ATGAACGGTGCCCCCGAGATCGTGGTGGCGATCATCGACGACCACGAGGCGATCCGGGTGGGGATGTCGGCCGCGCTGCGCGCGTCCGGCCGCTCCCTGCGCGTCATCGAGGGGGCCGCGACCGTCGCGGACTTCCTCGCGCGCGACCCGGCCGACGCCGACGTGGTCCTCCTCGACCTCAACCTGGGCGACGGCTCCGACCCCAAGGACAACGCCGAGGCGTTGCGCGCCGAGGGGCACCGGGTGCTGGTGTACTCCATCGCCGACAACGTCAGGATGCTGCGACGCGCGCTCGCCGGCGGCGCCGACGGGGTGTGCCGCAAGGCCGAGCCGATCGCCGAAACCGTCGAGGCCATCGTCGCGGTGCACGAGGGCCGGCAGGTCATCAGCCAGGAGATCCTCGCCGCCATCGAGGGCGACGCGACCTACGTGGCGGCCGCGCTGGGGCCGCGCGAGCGCGAGGTGCTGAGCCTGTACGCGGCCGGGCTGGAGATCCCGCCGATCGGCCGGACGCTCTACATCACCGAGAACTCGGTCAAGGAGTACCTCAAGCGCATCCGCGCGAAGTACACCCAGGTCGACCGGCCCGCGGCGTCCAAGCTCGAACTCTTCCGCCGGGCGGTCGAGGACGGCATCGTGCCGCCGGTCGAGCCCCGGTTCTAG
- a CDS encoding ATP-binding protein, whose translation MPATMYAGAISVGLITWPFAWEGQAAAQAPWFWPCIGAAAVVLCIAWNAGVAATAAVVNAALYLAVRTTPSGGHLSTAAAVQDALAVGVQPLLIVILFAYMRRQSVLVDARLAEARRQESEAALSASLETRRSQLDAVVHDHVMTALVAAARSAGPHDAHVTDLAEQAVARVEAQAVRQTAAGAFSPTSVEHLLAEAALSAGPLTRIAGSVDPTAPMVPQQAARALAQATREAVLNAEKHADADTVTLRICISAVEDAVVVRVEVRDDGVGFDTAQVSTHRLGIRVSLRERMRAVGGDAEVTSAPGAGTTVVLEWSGGEPATTPAAEHPLLGAVSLRPIELILGLNLLVIALTGLLGVGATPRPWLLPAAAATLLVSGWIALVRFGQDRLSIPRAALVMVGGLATTLLGLGALPSETWSIHETWFVSGISLLVVLLLSGARRVPAWSLAFATVALLLGAAWFFGMPVWLEIVIAAEPIAWLVIAEMLLVWLDRIQDDLESARRQAEDASATNADAFAGLVMREVWLADLDEQFGGMLDRLRDPAHVITTADREECLALEGRLRDGIKAANLAGPALAAAVMAARLRGIDVTLVDNRGSSLEGGVRRAVTRHLVEAVNAARDGRIVARTAPEGYAEAVTIVQADAQGSTLTKVLNDGTIVVSQT comes from the coding sequence GTGCCCGCGACGATGTACGCGGGGGCGATCTCCGTCGGGCTGATCACCTGGCCGTTCGCGTGGGAGGGGCAGGCCGCCGCGCAGGCGCCCTGGTTCTGGCCCTGCATCGGGGCCGCCGCCGTCGTGCTGTGCATCGCCTGGAACGCCGGGGTCGCCGCCACCGCGGCGGTGGTCAACGCCGCGCTGTACCTGGCCGTCCGGACGACCCCCAGCGGCGGGCACCTGTCCACCGCCGCCGCGGTCCAGGACGCCCTGGCCGTCGGCGTCCAGCCGCTGCTGATCGTCATCCTGTTCGCCTACATGCGGCGGCAGTCTGTGCTGGTCGACGCGCGGCTGGCCGAGGCGCGGCGGCAGGAGTCCGAGGCCGCGCTGAGCGCCAGCCTGGAGACGCGGCGCAGCCAACTGGACGCCGTCGTCCACGACCACGTCATGACCGCCCTGGTCGCCGCCGCCCGCAGCGCCGGACCGCACGACGCCCACGTCACCGACCTGGCCGAACAGGCGGTGGCCCGGGTGGAGGCCCAGGCGGTCCGCCAGACCGCCGCGGGGGCCTTCTCGCCGACCAGCGTCGAGCATCTGCTCGCCGAGGCGGCCCTCAGCGCCGGGCCCCTGACCCGGATCGCGGGCTCGGTCGACCCCACCGCCCCGATGGTGCCGCAGCAGGCCGCCCGGGCGCTGGCCCAGGCCACGCGCGAGGCGGTCCTGAACGCGGAGAAGCACGCCGACGCCGACACCGTCACGCTGCGGATCTGCATCAGCGCCGTCGAGGACGCCGTGGTGGTGCGCGTGGAGGTCCGCGACGACGGGGTCGGCTTCGACACCGCGCAGGTGTCGACCCACAGGCTGGGGATCCGGGTGTCGCTCCGGGAGCGGATGCGGGCGGTCGGCGGCGACGCGGAGGTCACGAGCGCGCCCGGCGCGGGGACCACCGTCGTCCTGGAATGGTCGGGCGGCGAACCCGCCACGACCCCCGCGGCCGAGCACCCGCTGCTCGGCGCGGTGTCGCTGCGCCCCATCGAGCTGATCCTGGGACTCAACCTCCTCGTCATCGCCCTGACCGGGCTGCTCGGAGTGGGCGCGACGCCCCGACCCTGGCTGCTTCCGGCCGCGGCCGCGACGCTGCTGGTCTCCGGCTGGATCGCCCTGGTGCGGTTCGGGCAGGATCGGCTCTCGATCCCGCGCGCCGCCCTCGTCATGGTGGGCGGTCTCGCGACGACGCTGCTGGGCCTGGGCGCGCTGCCGTCGGAGACCTGGTCGATCCACGAGACGTGGTTCGTCAGCGGCATCTCGCTGCTGGTCGTCCTGCTGCTCAGCGGCGCCCGCCGCGTCCCGGCCTGGTCGCTGGCGTTCGCCACCGTGGCGCTCCTGCTCGGGGCGGCCTGGTTCTTCGGGATGCCGGTGTGGCTCGAGATCGTCATCGCCGCCGAGCCGATCGCCTGGCTCGTCATCGCCGAGATGCTGCTGGTGTGGCTCGACCGGATCCAGGACGACCTGGAGTCGGCGCGCCGGCAGGCCGAGGACGCGTCCGCGACCAACGCGGACGCCTTCGCCGGGCTGGTGATGCGCGAGGTGTGGCTCGCCGACCTGGACGAGCAGTTCGGCGGCATGCTCGACCGGCTGCGCGACCCGGCGCACGTCATCACGACCGCGGACCGCGAGGAGTGCCTGGCGCTGGAGGGGCGGCTGCGCGACGGGATCAAGGCGGCCAACCTCGCCGGCCCGGCGCTGGCCGCGGCGGTCATGGCCGCCCGGCTGCGCGGCATCGACGTCACCCTGGTGGACAACCGGGGCTCCTCGCTCGAGGGCGGGGTGCGGCGCGCGGTCACCCGGCACCTCGTCGAGGCGGTCAACGCCGCCCGCGACGGCCGCATCGTCGCCCGCACCGCGCCCGAGGGGTACGCCGAGGCCGTCACGATCGTGCAGGCGGACGCTCAGGGCTCTACGCTGACCAAGGTCCTCAACGACGGAACGATAGTGGTGAGTCAAACATGA
- a CDS encoding deoxycytidylate deaminase yields MATGTGVPGWDDYFLGIAEAVARRAQCTRRRVGAVLVHERRIIATGYNGAAPGRPSCLEGACPRGALDYATVPGLGDYDRPGTPGFCIAIHAEVNALLFATRDTKGASAYITDPPCPGCRKALAAAGIVRAVWPEGDLDAEGLLDWTAG; encoded by the coding sequence GTGGCGACCGGAACCGGCGTCCCCGGCTGGGACGACTACTTCCTGGGCATCGCGGAGGCGGTGGCGCGCCGCGCGCAGTGCACGCGCCGCCGCGTCGGGGCGGTCCTGGTCCACGAGCGTCGCATCATCGCCACCGGCTACAACGGTGCCGCCCCCGGCCGGCCCAGCTGCCTGGAGGGCGCCTGCCCGCGCGGCGCCCTGGACTACGCCACCGTGCCGGGGCTCGGCGACTACGACCGCCCCGGCACGCCCGGGTTCTGCATCGCCATCCACGCCGAGGTGAACGCGCTCCTGTTCGCCACCCGCGACACCAAGGGCGCGTCCGCCTACATCACCGATCCGCCCTGCCCGGGGTGCCGCAAGGCGCTCGCCGCGGCGGGGATCGTCCGCGCGGTGTGGCCGGAGGGCGACCTGGACGCCGAGGGCCTGCTCGACTGGACCGCGGGCTGA
- a CDS encoding ABC transporter substrate-binding protein yields the protein MRRVLGGTLAVAVALILSLTGCAKVPNTPTAAGGRTTIGLSYIPDIQFAPFYVAEQQGLFTAAGVDATLRHHGANEGLFTALTAGEEDYVLAGGDEAVQARSQGMDLVAVAQYYRAYPVVIIVPESSDIRTAADLAGHSVGVPGKFGESWFGLLAALAGAGLTQADVDVVEIGYTQQAALTTGRVEAIIGFSNNDQVRFVGAGVPTRTVPLSASGDVPLQSISLVTTAAHLSSHQDEAKKVVAAMTEGMRRTIAAPASAITDAKAYIPTLGDAGGEASAMATLSATLPLWAFPDGTVNARMDEAAWSTMCTFMLEQGLIEKVVAVDEVMTNAAVTT from the coding sequence ATGCGCCGCGTTCTGGGAGGAACTCTCGCGGTCGCCGTCGCGCTCATCCTGTCCCTGACCGGGTGCGCGAAGGTGCCGAACACCCCGACCGCCGCGGGCGGCCGGACGACCATCGGATTGAGCTATATCCCCGACATTCAATTCGCGCCTTTCTACGTGGCGGAACAGCAGGGATTGTTCACCGCGGCGGGCGTCGACGCCACGCTGCGCCACCACGGCGCGAACGAGGGCCTGTTCACCGCGCTGACGGCGGGGGAGGAGGACTACGTCCTGGCCGGCGGCGACGAGGCCGTCCAGGCCCGCTCCCAGGGCATGGACCTCGTCGCGGTGGCGCAGTACTACCGCGCCTACCCCGTCGTCATCATCGTCCCGGAGAGCTCCGACATCCGCACGGCCGCCGACCTGGCCGGCCACAGCGTCGGGGTGCCGGGCAAGTTCGGCGAGTCGTGGTTCGGGCTGCTGGCCGCGCTCGCCGGCGCGGGGCTGACCCAGGCGGACGTCGACGTGGTCGAGATCGGCTACACGCAGCAGGCCGCGCTCACCACGGGCCGCGTCGAGGCCATCATCGGCTTCTCCAACAACGACCAGGTCCGGTTCGTCGGCGCGGGGGTGCCGACGCGGACCGTCCCGCTGAGCGCGTCGGGGGACGTGCCGCTGCAGAGCATCTCGCTGGTGACCACGGCGGCCCACCTGTCCAGCCACCAGGACGAGGCCAAGAAGGTCGTCGCCGCGATGACCGAAGGAATGCGCCGGACCATTGCCGCGCCCGCTTCGGCGATCACCGATGCGAAGGCTTACATACCCACCTTGGGTGATGCCGGGGGCGAGGCCTCGGCGATGGCGACTCTTTCGGCGACCCTTCCCCTGTGGGCCTTTCCTGACGGTACGGTGAATGCACGAATGGACGAGGCGGCGTGGTCCACGATGTGCACGTTCATGCTCGAGCAGGGCTTGATCGAGAAGGTCGTCGCGGTCGACGAGGTCATGACGAACGCCGCCGTCACGACGTGA
- a CDS encoding ABC transporter permease — protein sequence MRTVQHRRRLTPAARAVAPWLFLLALLATWSLVVGLAQPPAYFLPAPTTVARKLAQALVSPTFWPAFGVTFSEALGGCLLGAAVAIPLAVAIHRSVLLRAAITPFLGATQAIPAIAMAPLLAIWVGYGIRPIILLCALMVFFPILVAAVVGLRLVDRSVVDAARVDGAGTVALLAAIELPLALPNILAGLRNGFALSVTGAVVGEMVMGGDGLGQLLTLQRDSVDTAGMFATIIVLCAMASSLYGLIVVVERRSATMADLTGEPA from the coding sequence ATGCGGACGGTCCAGCACCGGCGTCGGCTGACGCCCGCCGCGCGCGCCGTCGCGCCGTGGCTCTTCCTCCTGGCCCTGCTGGCCACCTGGTCGCTCGTGGTCGGGCTCGCCCAGCCCCCGGCGTACTTCCTGCCCGCGCCCACCACGGTCGCCCGCAAGCTCGCGCAGGCGCTGGTGAGCCCCACCTTCTGGCCGGCGTTCGGCGTCACGTTCAGCGAGGCGCTGGGCGGATGCCTGCTCGGGGCCGCGGTCGCGATCCCGCTGGCGGTCGCGATCCACCGCAGCGTCCTGCTGCGGGCGGCGATCACACCGTTCCTGGGGGCCACCCAGGCGATCCCCGCGATCGCGATGGCGCCGCTGCTGGCGATCTGGGTGGGCTACGGCATCCGGCCCATCATCCTGCTGTGCGCCCTCATGGTGTTCTTCCCCATCCTCGTGGCCGCCGTCGTCGGGCTGCGGCTCGTCGACCGGTCGGTCGTGGACGCCGCGCGCGTCGACGGGGCGGGCACCGTCGCGCTGCTGGCGGCCATCGAGTTGCCGCTCGCGCTGCCGAACATCCTCGCCGGGCTGCGCAACGGGTTCGCCCTGTCGGTGACCGGGGCGGTGGTCGGCGAAATGGTGATGGGCGGCGACGGCCTGGGTCAGCTGCTGACGCTGCAGCGCGACTCGGTCGACACCGCCGGCATGTTCGCCACGATCATCGTGCTGTGCGCCATGGCGTCCTCGCTGTACGGCCTCATCGTCGTCGTCGAGCGCCGCTCCGCCACCATGGCCGACCTGACGGGGGAGCCGGCATGA
- a CDS encoding TetR/AcrR family transcriptional regulator, whose translation MPQARTRRNRGPAAAPANRDALIAAGRRLFAREGYEVPLSAIAREAGVGQGVLYRHFPDRLSLALAVFTETIDALAAVAAEPTDASRLGRLVDRLIQDVLDNAAFVDAVVNARHLPEFDGEARIRALLADPLAHEQAEGRVRPDLTVEDLMLLIRCVYGCVRTQPEGAEESPAPGRLVALVDPGLARLVDRAAAARPRRGLV comes from the coding sequence ATGCCGCAGGCCCGAACCCGTCGCAACCGCGGCCCGGCGGCCGCACCGGCCAACCGGGACGCCCTCATCGCCGCGGGCCGACGCCTCTTCGCGCGCGAGGGCTACGAGGTGCCCCTGAGCGCCATCGCGCGCGAGGCGGGCGTGGGCCAGGGCGTCCTGTACCGGCACTTCCCCGACCGGCTGAGCCTCGCGCTGGCGGTGTTCACCGAGACGATCGACGCCCTCGCCGCGGTCGCCGCCGAGCCGACGGACGCGTCGCGCCTGGGCCGGCTCGTGGACCGGCTGATCCAGGACGTGCTCGACAACGCGGCCTTCGTGGACGCGGTGGTCAACGCCCGGCACCTGCCCGAGTTCGATGGCGAGGCGCGCATCCGGGCGCTGCTGGCCGACCCGCTGGCCCACGAGCAGGCCGAAGGGCGGGTGCGCCCCGATCTGACCGTCGAGGACCTGATGCTGCTGATCCGGTGCGTGTACGGGTGCGTCCGGACGCAGCCCGAGGGCGCCGAGGAGTCGCCGGCGCCGGGCCGGCTGGTCGCCCTCGTCGATCCGGGGCTGGCCCGCCTGGTCGACCGGGCGGCCGCCGCGCGCCCCCGCCGTGGGCTAGTGTGA
- a CDS encoding FAD-binding protein produces the protein MNPDHTYDVVVVGSGAAAFSAAIAAADGGAAVVMLESTDRWGGSSAMSGGGLWLPNNPLMQRDGAADSREEALDYLERTVGDAGPATSRARKEAFVDNVGGFVALAERLGVRFARSADYPDYYPELPGGKIGRAIEVQPFDIKRIDDWWASSRGQDGVPAPAMTDDFWLLQRSWSSLGGAVRGARVVGRVAAMLLRRQHKVGMGAALTASLLTASRELGIPLWLDCPVTELIVEDDRVVGVRAQRAGEEITVAATRGVVLAGGGFDHNTSWRERHHGIDGSASSGSRGNLGGPIAAAERAGAAIDLMDDAWWGGSIPPATPEGSAAFLVSERAMPFSLIVDAAGDRFANEAESYVDLGHHMRAHAERVPGRFWMIADVRHARRYLRSYALDPRATKAMTAAGIRHQAGTLAELARALGVEPARLEATVARFNGFARTGIDQDFGRGNSAYDRYYSDPNVRPNPNLGPLEKCPFTAVELVAGDLGTKGGVLTDERARALRPDGTVIPGLYAAGNNSASVMGRTYPGPGSTLGPAAVFGFIAGRELARRA, from the coding sequence ATGAACCCCGATCACACCTACGACGTCGTCGTCGTCGGCTCCGGTGCCGCGGCGTTCAGCGCGGCGATCGCCGCGGCGGACGGCGGAGCCGCCGTCGTGATGCTCGAGTCCACCGACCGCTGGGGCGGAAGCTCGGCCATGTCGGGCGGCGGGCTGTGGCTGCCGAACAATCCGCTGATGCAGCGCGACGGCGCCGCCGACTCGCGCGAAGAGGCCCTGGACTACCTGGAACGCACCGTCGGGGACGCCGGCCCCGCGACGAGCCGCGCCCGCAAGGAGGCGTTCGTCGACAACGTGGGCGGCTTCGTCGCGCTGGCCGAGCGGCTCGGCGTCCGGTTCGCCCGGTCGGCCGACTACCCCGACTACTACCCCGAACTCCCGGGCGGCAAGATCGGCCGCGCCATCGAGGTCCAGCCCTTCGACATCAAGAGGATCGACGACTGGTGGGCGTCCTCGCGCGGCCAGGACGGCGTCCCGGCGCCGGCGATGACCGACGACTTCTGGCTGCTGCAGCGATCCTGGTCGAGCCTGGGCGGCGCCGTGCGCGGCGCCCGCGTCGTCGGCCGCGTCGCCGCCATGCTGCTGCGCCGCCAGCACAAGGTCGGGATGGGCGCCGCGCTCACGGCGTCCCTGCTGACCGCGAGCCGCGAACTGGGCATCCCCCTGTGGCTCGACTGCCCCGTCACCGAGCTCATCGTCGAGGACGACCGGGTCGTCGGCGTGCGCGCGCAGCGGGCGGGCGAGGAGATCACGGTGGCCGCCACGCGCGGCGTCGTGCTGGCCGGCGGCGGCTTCGACCACAACACCTCCTGGCGGGAGCGCCATCACGGGATCGACGGGTCGGCGTCCTCGGGCTCGCGCGGGAACCTCGGCGGGCCGATCGCGGCGGCCGAGCGGGCCGGCGCGGCGATCGACCTCATGGACGACGCCTGGTGGGGCGGGTCGATCCCGCCCGCGACCCCCGAGGGCAGCGCGGCCTTCCTGGTGAGCGAGCGGGCGATGCCGTTCAGCCTGATCGTGGACGCTGCGGGCGACCGGTTCGCCAACGAGGCCGAGAGCTACGTCGACCTGGGCCACCACATGCGCGCGCACGCCGAGCGCGTCCCGGGGAGGTTCTGGATGATCGCCGACGTCCGGCACGCGCGGCGCTACCTGCGCTCCTACGCGCTGGATCCCCGGGCCACCAAGGCGATGACCGCCGCGGGGATCCGGCACCAGGCCGGGACGCTGGCCGAACTGGCCCGCGCCCTCGGCGTCGAACCCGCCCGGCTCGAGGCGACGGTCGCCCGGTTCAACGGGTTCGCCCGCACCGGCATCGACCAGGACTTCGGCCGCGGCAACTCCGCCTACGACCGCTACTACAGCGACCCGAACGTTCGGCCGAACCCGAACCTGGGCCCGCTGGAGAAGTGTCCGTTCACCGCGGTCGAGCTCGTGGCGGGCGACCTCGGCACCAAGGGCGGCGTCCTGACCGACGAGCGCGCCCGGGCGCTGCGCCCCGACGGCACGGTCATCCCGGGGCTCTACGCCGCGGGGAACAACTCCGCCTCGGTGATGGGCCGCACCTACCCCGGGCCCGGCTCGACGCTGGGACCGGCCGCGGTCTTCGGCTTCATCGCCGGGCGCGAACTGGCGCGGAGGGCCTGA
- a CDS encoding SDR family NAD(P)-dependent oxidoreductase — MDVRGKTFVVTGGGNGIGREIVLGLVRRGAEVAAVDLDAAKLAQTVALAPPGARISVHALDVTDAVAVDALPAQVIAQHGQVDGLLNVAGIIQRFVRFGELPRAEVERMMNVNFWGVVGMVQAFLPHLLERPAASLVNVSSMGGFIPVPGQTAYGASKAAVKLLTEGLRAELRGSPVAVTVVFPGAVGTNITANSGVTTPGAGTRDQAAAAARTTSPADAAETIIRGMERGSYRVFVGRDAKGLDALTRLAPERAMDLIAEKMGHLLGPR; from the coding sequence ATGGACGTGCGCGGCAAGACGTTCGTGGTGACCGGCGGCGGCAACGGCATCGGCCGGGAGATCGTGCTGGGGCTGGTGCGGCGCGGCGCCGAGGTCGCCGCGGTGGACCTCGACGCGGCGAAGTTGGCGCAGACCGTGGCGCTGGCGCCCCCGGGGGCGCGGATCAGCGTCCACGCGCTCGACGTCACCGACGCGGTCGCCGTGGACGCGCTGCCCGCCCAGGTGATCGCCCAGCACGGCCAGGTGGACGGCCTGCTCAACGTGGCGGGCATCATCCAGCGCTTCGTCCGGTTCGGGGAACTGCCCCGCGCCGAGGTCGAACGGATGATGAACGTGAACTTCTGGGGCGTGGTCGGCATGGTCCAGGCGTTCCTGCCGCACCTGCTCGAGCGCCCCGCGGCCTCGCTGGTGAACGTGTCCAGCATGGGCGGGTTCATCCCCGTTCCGGGCCAGACGGCCTACGGGGCGAGCAAGGCGGCGGTCAAGCTGCTCACCGAGGGGCTGCGCGCCGAACTGCGCGGCAGCCCGGTGGCGGTCACGGTCGTCTTCCCGGGCGCGGTGGGCACCAACATCACCGCGAACAGCGGCGTGACCACGCCGGGCGCCGGGACGCGCGACCAGGCGGCGGCGGCCGCCAGGACCACCTCGCCGGCGGACGCGGCCGAGACGATCATCCGGGGCATGGAGCGCGGCAGCTACCGCGTCTTCGTGGGCCGGGACGCCAAGGGCCTGGACGCCCTGACCCGGCTCGCGCCGGAGCGGGCCATGGACCTGATCGCGGAGAAGATGGGGCACCTGCTCGGCCCGCGTTGA
- a CDS encoding bleomycin resistance protein codes for MTDLAVPNLPSRDFDRTVSFYGGFGFAVSYRDEGWLILRRGALQLEFFPFPDLDPARSSFMCSVRVDDLDGLYAQVSASGVAEKTLGWPRLHPVRLQPWGLRAGFLVDLDGTQLHLIENA; via the coding sequence GTGACCGACCTGGCAGTCCCGAACCTCCCCTCGCGCGACTTCGACCGCACCGTCAGCTTCTACGGCGGTTTCGGCTTCGCGGTCAGCTATCGCGACGAGGGATGGCTGATCCTGCGCCGCGGCGCGCTGCAGCTCGAGTTCTTCCCCTTCCCCGACCTCGATCCCGCCCGCAGTTCGTTCATGTGCAGCGTCCGCGTCGACGATCTCGACGGCCTGTACGCGCAGGTCTCCGCATCGGGGGTCGCCGAGAAGACCCTCGGGTGGCCGCGCCTCCACCCGGTTCGCCTGCAGCCCTGGGGGTTGCGCGCCGGATTCCTCGTCGACCTGGACGGGACACAGCTGCACCTCATCGAGAACGCCTGA